The stretch of DNA TTGGGGTCGCCTGCAGCAATGGCTCCGAGGTCTATGGCGAAGACGGCCTCCGTCAGCACGCCCGCTTCGACGTCGGGGTGCAGCTTCACCAGCTCGGTCCAGGGACGAAGGGCCTTGGTAGTCATGTGCTGTCACTCCCAGATGAAGCCGCTTTCCTCCGGCGACGCAGAATGATTACGGGCTGGCCATAGTGCTGGCCGGCCACGTGTGTGAGCTCCAGGTGTTTGATGTCTTCGAGCGTGCCGAGCTTGCTCGTCCAGGTTCCGTCGGGAAGTTGACGCGCTGCATGAGTGGGCGTGCCGTCCGGCGTGGCAAAGAGCGCGACCTTCTCCCAGCCTTCTTCAAGTCCTGCGTCCGCACAATCCTCAAAACCTTGCAGCCGGAATGCGTCGGCGTAAGCCTGCAGGGTGTATTCACGCCGAACCTCGCGAGGCCAATACCGCAAATGCAGGGGATCGGGTTCCCACCAGCGTGAGGTGTCCTGCGTGGCCCAGGCGATACAGTTGTAACCGACATCGGCGGGGCTCGTCACCTCGTAGGGGGTCCCACAAAGCCCCGGGAACCAGTTCTCCAGCACCTTGCTCACCACTCGATTCCCCTTCTTCGGGCCCATTCGAGCCAGTCATGCGCAATATCGGCGATACGGCCCGCATGCTCGGGAGGGACCGGGTTCTCCCCCGTGATCGCCCACAGCGCCCAGTCCCAATGATCGGGCTTACGCTCCAGTTCGCGCAGAAGAAACGGGAGCGCCTCTTTGCCCATACCGATGATCTGCTGGTACGCCGGGTGCAGCACCATCTCACGCATTGAAGAGAGGTGAGCGCATTCCCTTCGCCACTCTTCCGCTAGCGAATAGAATCGCTCAGCAACCGCGGCTGATTCGGGCGACGCTTCCGCCTCCACCAACACTGTACGAGTACTGCTCTCCATCCCGAATCTGTCGAGGCGGATGACAGGTTTCATAGCCCTAGCGGACTCAGGCGACAGGTACTCGTGGCTCGGTAGCCTTGGCAGAACTGATGCAGTTGTCATACTCGCTCCTCCGGTTCAAAGAGCGCTCGAAGCTTATCGGTAATGCTGTCTTCGAAAGCAACAACGATGTTTTCGTGCGCCCGGCGTATTTCTTTTCGTATAGCCTCTTCCTCGATTGCTATGTTGATCACCACACGATCATAAAAATCCAGAACAAATTGCTGCACCGGCTCCGGAGCAGAGGGGGGACCTCCGGTCCCGAAGGTGATCACCACAACGTGGCCGTCGTCTGGTTGCGGCACTTCCACTCGAACCACGAAGGCGCCGTGCATTTTACCGAGCCTGGGTGGGAGGTTCGGATATATGGTGAAATAATCCTCCATATGTATCTGTCCGCCCGGAATCTCGATACGGTTGATGTAACGCAGCCCGAGGTGGCTCAGTCGTTCAGGCTGGGCCAGCTCTCGATATAGGCTGAGTGCTCGGAATACGTCGGGTTCCCACTCCTCGAAGTGTGGGTAGGGTGCAAGCTGGTTGAGCACCAGCAGATCTCGCGCCAACTGAATCATTCGATGCTTTTGGTTGGAGAGAAATTGCATCCAAGGCGGAAGCTGGCGAACGCCCGCGGTAGCATGTTCAAGTCCGAGCGTGATCTGGGCCTCCTGAATTGTCCTCTGCCGCTTTTGCGGAAAGTCACTCTTGACCCGCTCGTAAAACGCACCCGGAATGGTTTCGTCCCAGTTGGAGCCAGCGAAGTAGATCTCGCAAAGCGCTTCGATCACGGGCGGCTTGCGGTACCTTCGCTCTGGAACTCGGCCCGGATCGCCGTTTGTCTTTGTGTCGGCGTTCATCACTTACCCTCCTCCTCTTGTATCGAACATCCTGCCTTCGTCCGCCGCGAGTCG from Blastocatellia bacterium encodes:
- a CDS encoding TIGR04255 family protein, giving the protein MNADTKTNGDPGRVPERRYRKPPVIEALCEIYFAGSNWDETIPGAFYERVKSDFPQKRQRTIQEAQITLGLEHATAGVRQLPPWMQFLSNQKHRMIQLARDLLVLNQLAPYPHFEEWEPDVFRALSLYRELAQPERLSHLGLRYINRIEIPGGQIHMEDYFTIYPNLPPRLGKMHGAFVVRVEVPQPDDGHVVVITFGTGGPPSAPEPVQQFVLDFYDRVVINIAIEEEAIRKEIRRAHENIVVAFEDSITDKLRALFEPEERV